Proteins encoded in a region of the Pseudomonas sp. PDNC002 genome:
- the mnmG gene encoding tRNA uridine-5-carboxymethylaminomethyl(34) synthesis enzyme MnmG: MDFPSRFDVIVIGGGHAGTEAALAAARMGVKTLLLTHNVETLGQMSCNPAIGGIGKSHLVKEIDALGGAMALATDKGGIQFRVLNSRKGPAVRATRAQADRVLYKAAVREILENQSNLWIFQQACDDLIVEQDQVRGVVTQMGLKFHADNVVLTAGTFLGGLIHIGLQNYSGGRAGDPPSIALAKRLRELPLRVGRLKTGTPPRIDGRSVDFSVMTEQPGDTPIPVMSFLGNKEMHPRQVSCWITHTNARTHEIIASNLDRSPMYSGVIEGVGPRYCPSIEDKIHRFADKDSHQVFLEPEGLTTHELYPNGISTSLPFDVQLEIVRSIRGMENAHIVRPGYAIEYDYFDPRDLKYSLETKVIGGLFFAGQINGTTGYEEAGAQGLLAGANAALRSQGRESWCPRRDEAYIGVLVDDLITLGTQEPYRMFTSRAEYRLILREDNADLRLTEKGRELGLIDDERWAVFEAKREGIEREEQRLKSTWVRPNTPQGDAIAERFGTPLAHEYNLLNLLARPEIDYVSLAEVTGVSAEDPQVAEQVEIRTKYAGYIDRQQEEIARLRASEDTRLPVDIDYQSISGLSKEIQLKLGNARPETLGQAGRIPGVTPAAISLLLIHLKKRSSGRQLEQSA; the protein is encoded by the coding sequence GTGGATTTCCCTTCCCGTTTTGACGTGATCGTGATCGGCGGCGGCCATGCCGGCACAGAGGCCGCACTAGCGGCTGCACGCATGGGCGTGAAGACGCTGCTGCTCACCCACAATGTGGAAACCCTGGGCCAGATGAGCTGCAACCCCGCCATTGGTGGGATCGGCAAAAGCCATCTGGTCAAGGAAATCGATGCCCTGGGCGGCGCCATGGCGCTGGCCACCGATAAAGGCGGCATCCAGTTCCGTGTACTGAACAGCCGTAAGGGACCAGCTGTCCGCGCTACTCGTGCGCAGGCCGACCGCGTTCTCTACAAGGCCGCAGTGCGCGAGATCCTCGAGAACCAGTCGAACCTGTGGATATTCCAGCAGGCCTGCGATGACCTGATCGTCGAACAGGACCAGGTACGCGGCGTAGTGACCCAGATGGGTCTGAAGTTCCATGCCGATAACGTCGTCCTCACTGCTGGCACCTTCCTCGGCGGACTTATCCACATCGGCCTGCAGAACTACTCCGGTGGTCGCGCCGGTGATCCGCCCTCGATCGCCCTGGCCAAGCGTCTTCGCGAGCTGCCCCTGCGTGTCGGCCGCTTGAAGACCGGCACGCCACCGCGCATCGATGGGCGCAGTGTCGATTTCAGTGTCATGACCGAACAGCCAGGCGATACGCCGATCCCGGTGATGTCCTTCCTGGGCAACAAGGAAATGCATCCGCGCCAGGTCAGTTGCTGGATTACTCACACCAACGCACGCACCCACGAGATCATTGCGTCGAACCTGGATCGTTCGCCCATGTACTCCGGTGTGATCGAAGGTGTGGGCCCGCGCTACTGCCCGTCGATCGAAGACAAGATCCATCGCTTCGCCGACAAGGACAGCCATCAGGTCTTCCTCGAGCCGGAAGGGCTGACCACCCATGAGCTGTATCCGAACGGTATCTCCACGTCGCTGCCCTTCGATGTGCAGCTGGAGATCGTCCGCTCGATCCGCGGTATGGAAAACGCCCACATCGTGCGTCCCGGCTATGCCATCGAATACGACTACTTCGATCCGCGCGATCTGAAGTACAGCCTGGAGACCAAGGTTATCGGCGGCCTGTTCTTCGCTGGCCAGATCAACGGCACCACCGGCTACGAAGAAGCCGGTGCCCAGGGCCTGCTCGCCGGCGCCAACGCCGCGTTGCGTTCGCAGGGGCGCGAGAGCTGGTGCCCGCGCCGCGATGAGGCCTACATCGGTGTGCTGGTCGACGACCTGATCACCCTCGGCACCCAGGAGCCCTACCGCATGTTCACGTCGCGCGCCGAATACCGGCTGATCCTGCGCGAGGACAATGCGGACCTGCGCCTGACCGAGAAGGGCCGCGAGCTGGGCCTGATCGACGATGAGCGCTGGGCGGTATTCGAAGCCAAACGTGAAGGCATCGAACGCGAAGAACAGCGCTTGAAGAGCACTTGGGTTCGCCCGAATACGCCGCAGGGCGATGCCATTGCCGAACGCTTCGGTACGCCGCTGGCCCACGAATACAACCTGCTGAACCTGCTGGCCCGTCCGGAGATCGATTACGTCAGCCTGGCCGAAGTGACTGGCGTCAGCGCGGAAGATCCGCAGGTCGCCGAACAGGTGGAGATCCGCACCAAGTACGCGGGCTACATCGATCGCCAGCAGGAAGAAATCGCGCGCCTGCGAGCCAGCGAAGATACGCGCCTGCCTGTGGATATCGATTACCAGTCCATCTCCGGGCTCTCCAAGGAGATCCAGCTCAAGCTGGGCAACGCCCGGCCGGAAACCCTCGGTCAGGCCGGCCGCATCCCGGGCGTGACCCCGGCGGCCATCTCCCTGTTGCTGATCCATCTGAAGAAGCGCTCGTCCGGCCGTCAGCTGGAGCAGAGCGCCTGA